CCATTGTTGAGATGGTTGCCAAATCATATCTTCACCTTCAACATCGCCACCAGTACCAACTACAATGTGAACTGTTGCTTTTGGTGATTCAACGTCACccataattttatttttaaaaactggTAAAGTACGTTCATAAGAATGAGCATGAccagaaataaataaatctacattatatttatataataaatcttCTAATGAccataaatatatttttttactttcaaCAACATCTATATTTGAACACCAATCCCAAACTACTGAACAATAAAATGGacctttaaaaaattaatattattaataaccaaacacttttaaaaaaatctttttttttttaaaaattaatttaaattttttatacataCGATGAGAATACATTACAATCCATCCATTTGGATTTGATTTACgatattgttttaaatcattttcaatccAAGTATGTTGACTTGATAATGGGAAATAGTCATGTTCACTCGAAAATCCAACAAAATGAATACCATTATAATCATAAGAATACCATGAATCACTTTCAAAATCTACTGGCATTTGCCATGTTTTTGTATAAACTGATAAATCTATAAATCTATCAtgattaccttttttttattatttaaaaaaaaaaaaaaaaaaaaaatcagtaAATCTATAAATCTGACAATgaccaactttttttttatttttaaaaaaaaaaaaaataaaaaaaaaaagaaaaaataataattacctgGACATGTTAAATAGGGTAAATGAGAAGATAAtggtgaaattgaattttgaaatttattccAAATTGTTTGATTACCTGGTAAATTATATGGTTTTTGTTTATCAGCATAAGCAATATCACCAACATGatgtaaaatttgaatttcatttatacgtgatattaaattatcaacagTGTAAACATCTGAATTTAAACTATCACCTTCAATCCAACCCATATCACCAAAGAATGATGTTGTGAATGGAATAACTTTACCAAATGGTGCATCGAATTGATTggttgtaaaattaaatattgaactCCAAATATTCAAACTCTTATCACCAACACAATAGAAATACattgttgatggtgataatgatgacATTACAGCTGTATTAATTTTACCATCAAATCCAATCGTATCATAAGAAATGATTTCACCAATTGATGTGAATGATGAATCTTGAATTGGTTCAAACATCTCTGTACTAAATAAAACGGTTGGAGCTTTGGTTTCATTAATTGTATACCATGTTACTCTCATTTgatcttttgattttgtaaaaGCCAACTTTATTGATTCAGGTATTACATTTTCTGTAAAtacatttgaaatatttaaaaataaaaataaaaataaaataataaatttatccattttattttatttctttaataaaaaaaaaaaaattaataattaaaagttggagagaaaaaaaaaaataaaaataaaaaaatgggttTGGTTTGTTTTAGgcctaaaataaataaattaaatatcttaaaaaaaaacatttggccaaaagtttttttttttttttttttacatttttcgGTATAATcggaataaaattttaattttgttttgtttggGGTGTGAAAATGAGAAAGCGGTGTGACTTTTTTTGAGGTGATATTTGCAGTATttgggaaaataaaaaaaaaacatttttttgaGTATAATTCTTAGGAAATCTTATCACaaacattaaaaatagatttatttattaatttttttttaattttttaatttttttttaatttttttttttttttattttttttttttttttttgagcaAGGGTCGAAAATATCAGCGAACTataccaaaaaaaacaaaaaaagctttttttatttgtttttttaatgtaattaattgatttgtaATTTTGAGGACTattggaaaaaataatatttttaaaaagagttTGTGGCttcaaattaaataataattatagtgtgagaatttaaaaaaaaataaaaaaaataaaagtgatTAAGTCTTATaacctttttaatttttttttaatttttttttttttgttaaaattagtttcataaatagaaaaaatatctaaataatttgtccatatttttttaattaatttttaatttaagatacaattataattttgattaaatttaaatagagATTATTTTTGGTCTAGTACAACTAAGTTTTAGGGGAATCGAACCTTTGATTCAAAGAGCattct
This region of Dictyostelium discoideum AX4 chromosome 3 chromosome, whole genome shotgun sequence genomic DNA includes:
- a CDS encoding N-terminal purple acid phosphatase domain-containing protein translates to MDKFIILFLFLFLNISNVFTENVIPESIKLAFTKSKDQMRVTWYTINETKAPTVLFSTEMFEPIQDSSFTSIGEIISYDTIGFDGKINTAVMSSLSPSTMYFYCVGDKSLNIWSSIFNFTTNQFDAPFGKVIPFTTSFFGDMGWIEGDSLNSDVYTVDNLISRINEIQILHHVGDIAYADKQKPYNLPGNQTIWNKFQNSISPLSSHLPYLTCPGNHDRFIDLSVYTKTWQMPVDFESDSWYSYDYNGIHFVGFSSEHDYFPLSSQHTWIENDLKQYRKSNPNGWIVMYSHRPFYCSVVWDWCSNIDVVESKKIYLWSLEDLLYKYNVDLFISGHAHSYERTLPVFKNKIMGDVESPKATVHIVVGTGGDVEGEDMIWQPSQQWTTGLRTSINGFGLLNVINSTTLNWQFVANINNTIIDEFNLTKGQFDF